In Rhinolophus ferrumequinum isolate MPI-CBG mRhiFer1 chromosome 16, mRhiFer1_v1.p, whole genome shotgun sequence, the sequence TAACCTTTTGGTAGCTGGAGAGTTTTGCATTActacaaatattatttaactttggTCTGTCATATTTCTAAGCAGTTTGTTAACAGGTTTGGACCAAtgggtcttgcttttaagatGTGTTAGGTGGAACTAGAGCAGTGATCAGCCTAATTATTCCCTACTGCTAATGTACGACCTGTGTCCTCTATCCAGTGCTTCATGGGTTAAGTTTTCCGGCCTGACTGGTGGGTAGTCACTATTTCTGACCCTAAATGAGCTCTATGAGTCTTTAAAATCCTGTCGGGGTAGTTTCTTCAGATATGGGATGCTCAGTACTCAGCTGAACACGAGGAAACTGCAGAACTCCGAGTTCTCGCTCCGAGctactctctcctttctcctacaCGCTGCCGAGAACATTACCTTCCTTGGTCTCTCCAGAATTTCAGCTCAATCTTGTCAATACTGGTAATCCGCTGGCCGCTGCTTGGGTTCTGTCTCCCGGCACCGCATCCCGGAAAATCTTTAATTTAAAGGCAGTAAGCTTTTTGAGCCGGTATCATTTTGTTCCCTGTGTCTCCAGGATCTCTGTCCCTCGTCACTAATGACAAGTGTCTTGGAAGACAGAAACAGTGTTCTCTATCGcctatctaatatatatatatatatatatatatatatatattctctatctCTAGCtaatatgtatatgttattttttaataaagtcaaTGCTGAGAGTTTCCCCAAACCCAAACTCAAAGCAATTCTTTTCCAGCTTCCGCGTAGAGTAAAAAGAACGCGGCTGCGCGCCGCCTAGTGAGCTCATGCTCCACCTCCGGGATCCAGTACCGCCTACTGGCTAGTGCGCAAGCGCAGAACTCCTGTGCTCCCGCCCTATCCAGCTATGACTGCGCCTGCGCCAAATAGCATCTGCCAATGAGAGCACACGATGGCCCTTGATTTCCTCCCATTGACCGGGCAACCAATCACCTGCCCTGGCGCGCAGTTTGCTGTGGATCCAAAGAAGACAGAAGTATTAGGGGAGGTTAGAGCTGGAAAGCGGCGCGGAAAACGATGGAGTCGGCGGAGACCGAGATAGAGGCTGCAGCCCTAGAGTAAGTGTCTGCCGCCAAGTAGCCGGTGGGGGCGGGCCGTGACGGATCTTGCGGGCCTCGGAGTACAATTGACTATCCCCTAGACCACTTAAAGTTGTTGGAGTTCGCGCGGTGAACTGATGCTGACCCTAGTCGTAGGTTCCTGGGGTGACTTGCCTGTCTCCTGGAGTACGGCCTATGAGGGACCTCCCAGGGGTGTGTCCTGAAAGGAGATGGTTCCTCCCCTGTCAACACTTCCAATCTCTTCGCAGATTGCACCATCCTAACAGGAGACTTTCCATCCCAGTAGACATCCTGGAAGGGCCATTTAATTTCTGTCTGTCCTATCCCGAAACACTCTCCCATTAGGTTATTTTATCTCAATCCCTGCCTTCTAGTGATTGGCTCCAGCTCCTAACAAGGAAGAACTCGGAGAGCCTAGACCTAGACATCCAGCACCCTGTCCTGATCCCTCCCCAAGTGCTCTTTGCCAGAAGGGCTCCCCACTGCCCATCAGTTTTgcccttattttttcctttcccgGTGATTTCCCTGACTGCCTTCAGGTCTTGGCTCAAATGGTTTCTCTTCAGTTGAGATGctccctatttaaaattgcagacCCTACTCCACACTCCTTACCCCCCTCGCCCTGCTTATTGTTTCCTCATGGCACTTACTACTTTCATATGTCCTCCATACACACACTATTCCTGGTCCCAGACGGCTCTTTAGGCCTGTGTGTAGATACTGGTCAGGGCAAGACTCTCAGCATTGATACATCTACatatgtgcatgtacacacacgttCTCCAGACTAGAATCTCAGGAGTCTGCCgttttccctgttttcttgaCCTTCAGGGCCCTGGCCAAGCTGGCAGACGTCCTGGAGTCTATAGGCCCgcaggaggaggcagagctgcCAGCCCCGATCCTGGCTGAGTTTGTGATGGTATGTTCAAGATGGGAGCCAGCCTTTCCAAAGCCAAGGACTGCTCCTGGGTCCTCCTGTTGAGATACTGGGCAGCACTGATGGTGAGCATAGTGGAAGGCAGCTTTGTCAGCCTGTAGTACAAGGAGGTAAGGATGTTCCCTGCCTCTATCCTCCTTCTGAACAGGACTCCCGAAAGAAAGACAAGCTGCTCTGCAGCCAGCTTCAAGTAGTAGACTTCCTGCAGAACTTCTTGGCTCGGGAGGATACTGCCCAGGGCCTGGACCCCTTGGCTTCTGAAGACACGAGCCGTAAGTAGGAAAGGGATTGGAACAGGGGCTGCCCTGAGTGGGGAAGAAAAGTGAGTATCAGTCAGCTCAGCTGTATGGatgatgagaagactgaggccccAGTGTTTCAGGCAGGCAGGTCATCCTTCACTCAGGTCCTTATTCTGGTGACTCATCTCAGGACAGAAGGCAATTGCAACCAAGGAGCAATGGAAAGAGCTGAAGGCTACCTACCAAGAACACGTGGAGGCCATCACAAGTGCCCTGACTCAGGCCCTGCCCAAGATGCAGGAGGCCCAGAGGAAGCGGGCACAGCTCCAGGATGCTCTTGAACAGCTCCAGGCCAAGGTGCAcccagggtgaggggagggaaagacatagagacaggaggagggaaagggtgaGCGTACTGGGTTAAACCCAGTGGCTACATCCCAAAATCCCACAATGAAAATGCActcctcctttcctttgcttACTTGCAGAAGCAAGTGGCAATGGAGAAACTCAGAACAGCCCAGAAACAGTGGCAGCTGCAACAGGTGGGTCCATTCCCCTAGGAAAATATCCCTTCCCGCCACCGTGCTATTAATGGGCTAAGTCCTCTGCCTGGAAAATCTTAATCTCCTTTCCTTCTGTAAGGCATTATCGTTACCAGCATGGATTTGAATCTAACATCACCACTTAAaactgtttgaccttgggcaatcACCTAACTTTccatgcttttgtttcttcatctgtgaaatggaggcaaTATTAGCACCTATCTTAAAGAGTTGTTAAGATGATTAAGGAATTAGAACAGCAAATGCTTAAACAATATCTGGCACACAGGAAACTAAGTGTTATCATCATGTTTCTGATCCTTTTCCCTAGGCCCCTGGTCCTGCCTAAAGTGAGTAGCGTCCTTCTTTCCATCTGGGTCTGAGCCCTGAGCTGGGTCTAGGCTGAAGGAGTTAGCGGAATGGCTCTAAGCCCTCAGCATCTGATGAGctatgtttacattttcattcctTGTAGGAGAAGCGTCTGCAGCATTTGGCAGAAGTTTCTGCAGAGGTGAGGGAGCGTCAGATAGGAACTAAACAGGAGTTTGAGCGGCTATATCAGGAACTTGCAACCCTGAAGCAGCAAACAGGGCAGGAGCGGGAAAATCTGCAGAGGTGAGGCTCGGAGCATAGGTTGCAAGCCTGGGATGGTCCAGCTGAGTTTCCCTTTCATCACACCCACTTCTTTTTCCAGGCATCAGACCTTCCTCCAGTTGCTTCACACTTTGCAGGGTAAGCTGCTATTCCCcgaggaagaggcagagctgcCACAAGAGCAGGATCTTCCTGAGGATAAGCCCCAGGAGCTGAACACTGGGGACTCCATAGGGGCCTCCAAGGTGAATGAGGGATGGGACAGATGAacagggaggtggagagagattCTGGGAGATACCCACTGCCCAAACTATGTCTCCCCAAGGCTGGCGGCCCACAGCCTGCTGGTGATACAAGCGCGCCATGGCTTCTTGGAGCACAGCAACATAGGGAAGGATCCTAGATCGGGTCAATCTCCAATTCAGGGCCTTGTGTTTCTGGACTACAGGTATAGAAGGGGGGAGGGCCTCTGGTCTACCTGTCTCTGTATATGAGCCCCACTGTTCCCGGGGTCATAGGAAATGGGAAGAGCAAGGAGTGTATCTTATTGTTGAAGCTAGGCACATCATCCTGATGCCCAGCCTACCCCGGCTAACCCCTCTCTTActcttccccagctcctggctccaCCCTCATTGCAGGTGAACTGTGAACTTCTGAGTGCAACCTGATTTCTGGCCACAACCCAGGGCGGGTGGGAGGGCAGGCTCTGGATTCTGTTGATTAAAAGCCCTGGAGTGCTCTTAGTTGCCTATTTGTCTGTTTATCTTCATATCTTGGTGGGAAGAGGCATATTCAAAGGCCAGTAACATGACAGGTGCTGGGACCTGTGTGAATTAAGAGAGTACAGATGTGGAGGAGGACCTGGCCTGGGGTCTCAAGTTGCTTGCTCAAATCAAAATGATTCCAACATGCTGAGCTTAACTTAGAGAGCAGAATGCTGTATGCAGGTGGTTAGATATGGTAAGACAATTTTACCCCAATCCGAATGTTTATGGAGTCCCTGCCACGTGTAGGCTCCTTGCTGTGAACTGGAGATACAGCAGTAGGCTTGTCTGACAGTCCTTGGCCGTGTGCTACATAATGAGCATGAACAAGTAAACAGGTGGATAAGGTGATTTCAAAGTGTAGAACAGGAGTCACCTAAAACAGTAACATGATAAAGAACGACACTGAGAAAATATAGTGGAGAATACAGAGACCCTTATCTACCTGTAACGACTTGGTCGTTAGTGTGAGTTAGCATTTCtgcgtgtgtgtatttctgtgtctgtgtttgttgttttcagtctccaTTCCTCTGTGTATCTGTTGCTGGGTTCGTGGACAGTGGGGGacactgatgtgtgtgtgtgtgtgtgtgtgagagagagagagagagagtgcatCCCTGATTGGGAGTGTGGGAACTGCTATCTAAGAAAAAGCAAGAGCGATCCATGACAACTCTCAGAGTGGAAAACCTGTTCTCCATTCACGTAAGAAAGACTTGACATCTATTTGAGAAAGAGACACCGGGGCCCTTTGTTTTGCTGGGAGAGAGATTTTCAAGACTCACTGTTCTCTTCTACCTCAGACTGAGATGGCTTCTCTCAGCTGGCGATTTAGATTACTGTGCACTCTGATGGTTTGCTCAGCTTTTCTGAGGTGTCCCTAGTTTTTCCCtcaacttgtttttttaaatgtgttggcCTCATTATTTAGGTATGAAATAGGACACATATCAGAGTTCTCTGAGGGCCTGCATCACAACTGAATGAGGGTGTCAGTGAGGATTGAGCATACCCCGGGGAGCACACAAATACCCAGAGAGGCTTCTTCAGTCTACCCATCCCATTCCGTCCCACATGGTCTCTACTACAGCTCTCTTGTACCCCACATACTCATtccatccttccctctcttcctactGGGAAGGCTTCCCCATCCCTAcagtctgctttctttttctaatctcCTGTACTCTGAATTTTTGGCAGCACAAAGGAGAGAGCAAGAATTTGTCCACCCTGGGAAAGGAGTGTCTCCTAAGGGGCACTAGGTTATGGGCTGGGATGGTGTGGAGTTTCCCCGTCCTTGAGTACATGATGGCTGAcagaaagcagagaagggaaggtgCCCGTGGAGCTCATCAGGCTAGAGGTGAAGGATTATATGCTGAGATACTCTAAGCAGGGGACAGGGGGAAGAGATTGGACAAACGTACAGTTATCAAACCTAGGGGTCAAACATCTGGGAATAAGATTTCAAAACATCTGGGAATCAGATCTCTCCCAGGGGGTACGGAATTAgtcagttcacagtgaggccaaaGGGGAGTGGAGGCTTGAATATCAGTTTTGTTGGAATCCCCTGAATTGCATGTGTGTCTGCAGCCTTGAGTTGGGCAGAAGTGTCTTGACTGACAAGCTCAGGAATTAGGATTTATTTTCAGAAGCCAGATTTCGACTTCCAGCCTTTCTGAGCTTCCTCATATGTTCCCTTGAAGACTATCCTTTTCCTCATTCAGTGACACCTGCACAAGTTAGACCTGAGCAAGGAGGGAAGCTACCTTTGGGAAACTGTGATCTCTTACACAAAGACACGGCAGCTGGTGAGTCCACAAGTTTCCTGCTGCCTGCCAAGgattttttcttcctcatttccaTCCAAAGGAGGCACACAAACCAGTGAAGAGAAGAGGATGATGGAGACTAGCCAGTGAATCAACACAGTCAAGACACTAACTTCATTTTGACTAGAAGCCTCCTAGATAAAGTGAAGATTAAGGTTACTCAATGAAACAAATAggaaaactttaattttctattgtctaagaataatgttttcctttttaaagagttttggttttttttatggtgaaacattgttttgcttatatttttctagttttcatattttctaggaattgtcatattttttctaggaatttttcatttctaatcttttaaatgtattggtaTACAGTTGTCACactcttttttatccttttttgatATCTGCATCCCGTTTCAGGATGGCCCAATGTTacagttttgattttctttgtgcCTTATCAAGTTTTTCATTTGATTCATCTTTGCaggtgttcattcatttttaaatgttcaaagatTATATTTTGTGATTTGCTATTGTATGTTTATTCCAGTTCATTTATTTGTAGTCATATCTTGATAATTTCCTACTCtcatatgtgtacacatacatatcaCACATACACATCCACACAGTCCTGGAAAGCAGACAGAATTGAGTAAGATAAGTATATAATATTCACTTATTgccatggaaaaataaatcttaggAAGTAAAAACCCTTATCTGTGATAAGATAAATTGCCTAAATTACTGGTTCTTCACCAAACTCACACAGCTAAGCTACATTTTCTACCATCCTTTCGCTTTAGATGATGCCATGTGAGTGGACTGTAGCCAGTCTGATGGAGACAGAAATGATGTATCTTGCTTCCATGCCTGGCTTATGAAACGCCCCCACAAACCAccttctattctttttctctgactgctGGCTAAGTGGAGAGGACACAGAGGTTCAAGAGGAAGGTAGAGACAAAACATTAAGGGAGACTGGGTCCTTGTCACTTGGAAGAAAACAGCCTGATTCAGGACAACTGTGTTGGACCATTCTGTGAATAAGGAAacaatattttgtattatatgaAGCCACTGCAACATTTAGGTGATTGTATCAGATAGCTTAAACCTTCTGGATCCAATTCTGGTTTCTTTAGTCAAATATCAGAACAATCTTTAAACTTTTGTgataattaaacattaatttgggaaaaaaacatttctcgAAGGGTCATGTCAAGTAAAAAAAGTATGTACACTGTGAGTGGAATTCTGGTCAAAGGGAAGGATAGTAGTTTTCATTAAACTCTCCATTTCCCACACCAAAGATGCAAAAATACCACCCAGAGCTTCATTCACTATCGATTTCTTTCATTCTGTGCTTAAATTCCTAGGCATATCTGATTAGAAGACATGATTGCTGAACTGTTTAGCACTTAaaacatataatgttataaaaCATCCCTGTGTTCTTAGGAAAACTGAACACTGAATCATTTTGTCTCATACTGAGAAAGTTTATAAACCCTCTTAACATGAGTTTTAAAGTGACTAGTAATGAATTTTCCCTGTACTGACCCCTGCTCTAAACAGACAAAAGTTTTGTTTGGTAGGATTGTAGTATGCTCAGCTTCAATCTGTAAATCAGGAAAACTgctaaatgtttctctgagtttgaaatatttttatctttgggaaatttcttttgtttactcaGCTGCTGCATTTTCTTTGCTGTCATTTAATTGTGCACATTCAGATTGGCGTTTTGTGTTCCCCTTTTTACTTCTCACTTCACTTGCAGTACTTTATCTCTTACCTATTTGTTAGTCTACTCTAGCCAGAGAATTTATGAGACGGCAAATGAATCACCATCATaaatggttctcaaaatgtgtttttagtAAGTACTTGCAGTATCACAGTTCAGTGTTATTATTTTGGATTCAAGTACTCTTGAAGAATACATGCTTCAAataggaagactttttttttttttaaggctacaATGATTTCCTTTTATCTGCTTTTTAGTTTACAGAAGTCACATGTCATTTTTTACATTTCCGTATTCGCTTTGTATTTACTTCCCCCAATCCCTCTTCGCCCTCAAACTTTCCCCTTCCACCAGAAGGCACACTGGGATGAGAACTGTTGAGGATGGTGAGATTTGGGGATGGctggttttcctcattttttttttccccctgaattcaTTGGTCTTAAAGACCTGTTTACCTATAAACAATatctaattatcatttttatttttttatgttttaatttcaaaattgattttattgCAGCCAAAACACTGGAATAACTATATAATAcatgattatatataattatctttttaaaattaaagtaataaaccTCAAACAGTTGTCATCTTTATGtataattaataaaagtaaaaatgttgatttttcagCATCATGGTGTTTTAGTCTAATCTCTGAATATCTCAGTATAACTGAGTTGCCATAGCAATACCTATGTGAGATGTGCAAATGCaagaaaaattttacataaatgttttgATTGCATCTGTTGCTAATTGGAACtcttatttctcttgttttcattAGTTGTTTTTATAACAATTTAATGGGGAAGATATTTATCAGCA encodes:
- the ZWINT gene encoding ZW10 interactor isoform X4 codes for the protein MESAETEIEAAALEALAKLADVLESIGPQEEAELPAPILAEFVMDSRKKDKLLCSQLQVVDFLQNFLAREDTAQGLDPLASEDTSRQKAIATKEQWKELKATYQEHVEAITSALTQALPKMQEAQRKRAQLQDALEQLQAKKQVAMEKLRTAQKQWQLQQEKRLQHLAEVSAEVRERQIGTKQEFERLYQELATLKQQTGQERENLQRHQTFLQLLHTLQGKLLFPEEEAELPQEQDLPEDKPQELNTGDSIGASK
- the ZWINT gene encoding ZW10 interactor isoform X1 encodes the protein MESAETEIEAAALEALAKLADVLESIGPQEEAELPAPILAEFVMDSRKKDKLLCSQLQVVDFLQNFLAREDTAQGLDPLASEDTSRQKAIATKEQWKELKATYQEHVEAITSALTQALPKMQEAQRKRAQLQDALEQLQAKKQVAMEKLRTAQKQWQLQQEKRLQHLAEVSAEVRERQIGTKQEFERLYQELATLKQQTGQERENLQRHQTFLQLLHTLQGKLLFPEEEAELPQEQDLPEDKPQELNTGDSIGASKAGGPQPAGDTSAPWLLGAQQHREGS
- the ZWINT gene encoding ZW10 interactor isoform X2, whose amino-acid sequence is MESAETEIEAAALEALAKLADVLESIGPQEEAELPAPILAEFVMDSRKKDKLLCSQLQVVDFLQNFLAREDTAQGLDPLASEDTSRQKAIATKEQWKELKATYQEHVEAITSALTQALPKMQEAQRKRAQLQDALEQLQAKKQVAMEKLRTAQKQWQLQQEKRLQHLAEVSAEVRERQIGTKQEFERLYQELATLKQQTGQERENLQRHQTFLQLLHTLQVTPAQVRPEQGGKLPLGNCDLLHKDTAAGESTSFLLPAKDFFFLISIQRRHTNQ
- the ZWINT gene encoding ZW10 interactor isoform X3 yields the protein MESAETEIEAAALEALAKLADVLESIGPQEEAELPAPILAEFVMDSRKKDKLLCSQLQVVDFLQNFLAREDTAQGLDPLASEDTSRQKAIATKEQWKELKATYQEHVEAITSALTQALPKMQEAQRKRAQLQDALEQLQAKKQVAMEKLRTAQKQWQLQQEKRLQHLAEVSAEVRERQIGTKQEFERLYQELATLKQQTGQERENLQRHQTFLQLLHTLQGKLLFPEEEAELPQEQDLPEDKPQELNTGDSIGASKLLAPPSLQVNCELLSAT